Part of the Gemmatimonas sp. UBA7669 genome, CGTGGCGGTGGTGGCGCCCGATGTCACCTTCGTGCCGAACGTGGAAGTCGCGGCCACGTACTGGGTACCGCTCAACGCGCTGCGTGACGACACCGCACGTGCGGAACACATTCTGTCGGTAGACGGTGTTCGTGCGCGGTTTCCGGGATACCGCGTGGCCGAGCATGTGGTCTGGGGACTGACCGAACGCATCGTGCGTCAATTGCTCTCCCTCATTGATCAGTAGTCGCGCTCTCGTTCTCTCCCACCGTTCGCGAGGTTCCGTCGTGAAACGCACTTCACTCCCCAGTGTGCGCCCTCAGCTGAGTCATCACGTGCCGCCGCGCGCGCGTCGCCTGCGCGCGTCGCTCGTTGCGCTGTGCGCCAGCGCAGCGCTTGCCTCCTGCGCTTCGTCTTCGCGAGTGGACGACCGCATCTCGCCCATGGCCGGCAAGCGTGCGGAAGGACAGCGCGGCATGGTGGCCGCATCGCACCCGGACGCGGCTGCTGCTGGTGCGCAGATCCTCGCGCAGGGTGGCAATGCCGTGGACGCGTTTGTCGCCACGGCCTTTGCGCTCTCCGTGACGGACATTTCGCAGACGGGGCTCGGCGGAGGTGGCGCCATGACGTACTACAACGCCAAGACACGTCGCGCCGAACATCTGTCGTTCTATCCGCGCAGCGGCGCCGATCCGGCATGGGCGCGGCCTGAACCCGCGGGGACGCGGGCGGTGGGCCGTGCTGCTGCCACGCCGGGCATGGTGGCGGGTTTGCTCGAAGCGCACGCCAAGTGGGGCAAGCTCACGCGCGCCCAGGTCATGGCTCCGGCCATGCGCCTTGCACGCGAAGGGTTCATTGTTTCGCCGTTGCTGGCGCGCACCATTGCCAGCTCCCGCGCCAAGCTGCAGGCGGACGCGGAAGCGGCCGCGCTGTTTCTGCCCAACGGTCAACCGCTGCGGCCCGGCGACCTGCTCGTGCAGCCGCAACTCGCGGCAACCTTCGACCAGATTCTCGCGCAGGGGCGCGATGGGTTCTACCGCGGACGTGTTGCGGAGGCGCTGGCGGGCAAGGTGCAGTCCCTCGGTGGACTGATCAGCGCGGGTGATATGGCGGCCTATCCCGTGGCCAGCATGCGTCCGCTCTGTGCACCGTGGCGGCAATTCACCGTGCTGGGCGCGCCGCCGCCAATGGGCGGCGCTGTCGTGCTGCAGA contains:
- a CDS encoding gamma-glutamyltransferase family protein, translated to MKRTSLPSVRPQLSHHVPPRARRLRASLVALCASAALASCASSSRVDDRISPMAGKRAEGQRGMVAASHPDAAAAGAQILAQGGNAVDAFVATAFALSVTDISQTGLGGGGAMTYYNAKTRRAEHLSFYPRSGADPAWARPEPAGTRAVGRAAATPGMVAGLLEAHAKWGKLTRAQVMAPAMRLAREGFIVSPLLARTIASSRAKLQADAEAAALFLPNGQPLRPGDLLVQPQLAATFDQILAQGRDGFYRGRVAEALAGKVQSLGGLISAGDMAAYPVASMRPLCAPWRQFTVLGAPPPMGGAVVLQMLQMAEYSGVATAGGFTNSPEAVVRMADIMRLGNADGYRWRGDPFSLRVPARGMTHPTYAQERAQQVGAAMPDTARAGNAVALDSATVPSVCQRFEPYPASVAGVAPADAPADAAEGESFTSHLAVVDAEGNAVSATTTVGVLFGSGVYTGGFFLNSSASNFDARTRGVNRYANSTMSPTVILEGDKVRLVIGAAGSQYIQPAITQVTLRTLAFGEDPFVAIAAPRIHASANSTDVEVEPGFTSAVYQALVARGYKTVSRVADITFGGVHGVYVAPNGRRIGIADPRRDGVAVGN